The genomic DNA CGAGGCGCAGTTGTACGCGGGCGCGGGCATCCTGCAGGAGAGCGTGGTCAAGACCGAGATGGATGAGACACGCGTGAAGCTGCAGCCCATGCTCTCGGCGCTGGCCGTGTCATGACGCGGGTGCCGCACGGCATGGAGACTCCGCTTCCGAACATCAACACGCTCTGGGCGCGGCTCACGGCCGACGAACTCGCGCGCGGCGGAGTACGCCGCGTGGTGCATGCGCCCGGATCGCGCTCCACCCCGCTCGTGGCCGCGTTCGCGCGGCATCCCGATATCACCCTGCACGCGGCTCTCGACGAACGTAGCGCGGCGTTTTTTGCGCTCGGACTCGCAAAGGGCGGCGGCGCACCCGTCGTGCTGCTCTGCACATCGGGCACGGCCGCGGCAAATTTGTTTCCCGCAGTCTGCGAGGCGGATCTCTCGGAAGTGCCGCTGCTGGTGCTGACCGCCGACAGGCCGGCGCATCTGCAGCACACCGGCGCGCCGCAGACCATGGATCAGTCGCAGCTCTTCGGCACCCACGTGCGCCTGTTTCACGACATGTCGGAACCGGCGGCGGACGAGGATCAGCTTCGCGCACTGCGCGCCATGCTCTGCCATGCGCTGCATCGCTGCATGGACAGGCCGCGCGGTCCCGTCCATCTGAATTTTCCCTTTCACAAACCGCTGGAAGAGACGCCGGCCGTCGAGGGGTCCGGGGCCATTCCCGCACACGTCCGTGTCGACGAAAGTGCGGCACTGCGCGGCCGCGCACACGGCGCGCCGTGGGTGAATATCGTGCGAGCGGACACGTCCGCACCGGACGCGGCGACGGACGTGCTGGAAGATGCCATACGTCGGCACGGACGGATACTTGTTTTCGCCGGACCCGACGCGGACGGAGAGGCATACCGCGAGAGTCTTGCGCGACTCTCGGCCGTTGCACGTATTCCCGTATGCGCAGAGGCGACCTCGCAGCAACGCTACACGCGCGCACACGAGGGAACCGTCCTTACCGCCACGGCCCTGCTGGCGCGTGATACACGCTACCGGGCTCTCGCGGCGCCGGACCTGGTGCTGCATCTGGGTGCCGCTCCGACGACCAAAGCACTGCAGGAACTGACATCGGCGTTTGCCGGCACCGAGTGGTTCGTGCTTTCGCCATCGCCGCTGCGGCACGATCCGACGAGCCGCGCGCAGACCGTACTCCGCGCGGATCCGGCGCGGGTGCTCGAGGCACTCGCGGTCAGATTCATCACGCGGCCGCGCGCCGTGTGCGACGACGCATGGCTGCACGCGTTGACAGAAATCGACCGCGCGGCGGAAGCGGCTTTACACGACACGCTGTCGGCATTGACGGAACCGTTTGCGGGAAGCGCCGTCCGGCATGTTGTCGAAGCGCTCGGCGAGGGCACCGCCGTCATGGTGTCCAGTTCCATGCCCATCCGCGATCTCGAGACGTACACGCGGGCCACCGGTGTTTCGCTCGACGTCTTCTTCAACCGCGGCGTCAACGGCATCGACGGCGTGACGTCGACGGCGCTCGGAATAACACGGGCGCGCGGCGCGCGCAGTGTGTTGATCACAGGCGATATCGCCCTGCTGCACGACACAAACGCGCTGCTGCTCGCGCGCGACGAAGCGGTGCCGCTGACAGTGGTGGTACTCAACAACGACGGGGGCGAGATTTTCGGAATGCTGCCTATCCGCAACTTCGAGCCGGTGTTCACCGAACATTTCGTCCGCCCGCACGGCATGGACCTCGGCGCGCTTGCGGCGGCGTACGGGATTCCGTACACACGCGTCGAATCGTCCGGCGGAATCGGCCCCGCGATCACAGCCGCGACGGGCACACACATTGTGGAAGTACACACCGATCTCCGCCGCTCGCTCGCCCTGCGCGGCGACATCGAGCGCACCGTGATCGAGGCGGTGTCGCCGCTGCTCGAAACCCATGCGGGACGCGCGCCGATCGCACAATCCGCGCGCACACCGCTCGCACAATCCGCGCGCGCGCCGCTCGCGTGGAGACGACTCCGCGCGTCGCGTTCCGACGAGGCAATACCCGTGGTGCTGCTGCACGGCTTCACACGCAGCGGCGCCTCGTGGTGCGATGTCGCCGCGGCGCTGCCCGCGGATCGTCCCGTGTACGCGCTGGATCTGCCGGGACACGGACAGTCGCCCATCCACGAAATACAGGGACTGATCACCATCGAGGACTGTATCACCGGCATACAGGAATTTCTGGATCGTCGCGGAATCGCGCGTGTGCACTTGGTGGGATATTCGCTTGGCGGACGTGTGGCGCTGCGGTATACACTCGCACATCCCGGACATGTGGAAACGCTGACGCTGATCAGCGCCGCGGCCGGATTGGAAGACGCGGCCGAGCGGTCGCGCCGTGCCGCCGCCGACGAAGCTCTCGCCTCCTCGTTGCTCGACCGGGGTCTGGAACAGTTCCTCGAAGACTGGAGCACACAACCGATCCTGGCGCGCGGATCCGCGGCCGATGCCCGCGCGGAACTCGCCGCGCGGCGCGATCGCTACACGGGTAGCGCGCACGGCTACGCGGCCGTGCTGCGCGGACTCGGCCAGGGCGTTCTGCCCCACGTCTGGCCGCAGCTCCCGTCGCTCGGGTTGCCCGTATTGCTCGTCGCGGGGGAACACGACATACAGTACCGCGCGCATGCGGACAGAATGGCGGCGCTGCTGCCACGCGCCACGCGCCGCGACATACCGGGCGCGGGACACGACGTGCCCGGCGACACGCCGTGTGAACTGGCGCGCGCCCTCGCCGATTTCTGGCCGATCGATACCCGTTGAACGAATCATCATCTCGAGAAATCCCATGAACACCATCACCTGGACCACGGTCAAGGAATACAACGACATCACGTTTCGGAAAAGCGACGAAGGCATCATGCGTATCGCCTTCAACCGGCCAGAAGTGCGGAACGCCTTCCGCCCCGAGACACTCGATGAAATGCTCGACGCGTTTAAAATCGCCGCCGACGATCCGACGGTGGGTGTGGTACTGCTCACCGGCGAGGGTCCGTCGAAGGACGGCAAGTACGCCTTCTGCAGCGGCGGTGATCAGCGCATACGCGGTGACACGGGATACTTGGCGGCCGCGGGCGGCGTGCCGCGGCTGCATGTGCTGGAACTGCAGCGGCTCATCCGTTCGATGACCAAACCCGTTATCGCACTGGTGGCCGGCTACGCCATCGGCGGCGGACACGTGCTGCACGTGGTGTGTGATCTGACCATCGCGGCCGAGAACGCCATATTCGGACAAACGGGTCCGAAAGTCGGAAGTTTTGACGGCGGCTTCGGCGCGTCGATGCTCGCGCGCCTCGTGGGCCAGAAGCGCGCGCGGGAGATCTGGTACCTGTGCAGGCAGTATAACGCGCGCGAGGCCTTCGACATGGGCCTTGTCAACGCGGTAGTGCCCGTCGATCAGCTCGAGGCCGAGGGTGTGGCCTGGGCGCGGACGATACTCGAACACTCGCCGCTGTCAATACGTCTGCTGAAGTCGGCCTTTAACGCTGAACTCGACGGACAGGCGGGCATTCAGGAACTGGCGGGCAACGCCACACTCCTGTATTACATGACCGAGGAGGCGCAGGAAGGCAAGAAGGCCTACGTGGAAAAACGCGCGCCGAATTTCAGGAAGTTTCCGTGGCTGCCGTGGTGAGATCCTTGCGCGGATATTCACACGGCAGGCGGCGGACCGGGAAGCGGCGCTGACATGACACGTCCCGAACGCACTGATCCGGAACCGCCCTCGCTCGTACATGCCTGGGTACTCGCGGCGCGGCCCAAGACGCTGCCCGCATCCGCCGTGCCCGTGTTTGTCGGCTCCGCGGTGGCCGCAGCGGAAGGGCGCTTCGCGCTTCTGCCCGCCGCAATCGCACTGGTCTGCGCGTTGCTTATCCAAGTGGGCGTGAACCTCGCGAACGACTACTTCGACTTTCTCAAAGGAGCGGACACCGACAAGCGGCTCGGGCCCGTTCGTGTGACACAGAGCGGACTCATCCCGCCCCGCACCGTGCGCGCGGCGATGATCCTCGTTCTCGGAATCACCTTTGTGCTCGGCCTCGTTCTTGTCGCCCGCGCCGGCTGGCCGATTCTGGTCGTGGGACTCGTCTCGATTTTCTGCGCCGTGATCTACACGGCGGGTCCTTTTGCCCTCGCCTACAACGGCCTCGGCGACATCTTTGTCTTTGTGTTTTTCGGCGTCGTCGCCGTCACATGTACACATTACGTGCAGGCCCTCGAGTGGTCGCGCGCCGCGCTGCTTGCATCGCTGCCGCTCGGCGCGATATCGACGGCGATACTCGTCGTCAACAACTACCGCGACATCGACACCGACACCGAGGCGGGCAAACGCACACTTGCGGTGCGCCTCGGCCGCCAGGGCACGCGGTACGAATTCAAGGGACTGCTGGCCTTTGCCTGGCTCGCGCCCCTGGCGCAGGTGTTGGGATCCGGCGCGAGCCACTGGCTGCTGCTGCCGCTGCTCTCCGTGCCTCTCGGTGTACGCATCGCCCGCGTACTCGACACACGCCCCGACGGCCCCGCCCTCAACCGCGCGCTTGCCGCTACGGGTCAACTGCTCGTCGTGTACGGCCTGCTGCTGGCCACTGGCGTGCTGGCCTCGGCCCGCTAGCGGGTGGGACGATGAGGGTCCGTATTCTCGCCGCCGACCTGCCGCTGCGCGTGCCGTTCAGCACGAGCGCATGGACGCTGCACGCGCGGTCGGTATACCTGCTCGAGCTGTCAGACGGAGAACACACTGTGTGGGGCGAGGCCGCGCCGCTTCCGTATTTCGGAACGGAGAGTGTGGACAACTGCCACAGCGCCCTGGTCTGCGCGGCCCGCGCGCTCACGACGATCGACAGCGCAGACGCCATCGAGGCGGCG from Ignavibacteriota bacterium includes the following:
- the menD gene encoding 2-succinyl-5-enolpyruvyl-6-hydroxy-3-cyclohexene-1-carboxylic-acid synthase, which encodes MTRVPHGMETPLPNINTLWARLTADELARGGVRRVVHAPGSRSTPLVAAFARHPDITLHAALDERSAAFFALGLAKGGGAPVVLLCTSGTAAANLFPAVCEADLSEVPLLVLTADRPAHLQHTGAPQTMDQSQLFGTHVRLFHDMSEPAADEDQLRALRAMLCHALHRCMDRPRGPVHLNFPFHKPLEETPAVEGSGAIPAHVRVDESAALRGRAHGAPWVNIVRADTSAPDAATDVLEDAIRRHGRILVFAGPDADGEAYRESLARLSAVARIPVCAEATSQQRYTRAHEGTVLTATALLARDTRYRALAAPDLVLHLGAAPTTKALQELTSAFAGTEWFVLSPSPLRHDPTSRAQTVLRADPARVLEALAVRFITRPRAVCDDAWLHALTEIDRAAEAALHDTLSALTEPFAGSAVRHVVEALGEGTAVMVSSSMPIRDLETYTRATGVSLDVFFNRGVNGIDGVTSTALGITRARGARSVLITGDIALLHDTNALLLARDEAVPLTVVVLNNDGGEIFGMLPIRNFEPVFTEHFVRPHGMDLGALAAAYGIPYTRVESSGGIGPAITAATGTHIVEVHTDLRRSLALRGDIERTVIEAVSPLLETHAGRAPIAQSARTPLAQSARAPLAWRRLRASRSDEAIPVVLLHGFTRSGASWCDVAAALPADRPVYALDLPGHGQSPIHEIQGLITIEDCITGIQEFLDRRGIARVHLVGYSLGGRVALRYTLAHPGHVETLTLISAAAGLEDAAERSRRAAADEALASSLLDRGLEQFLEDWSTQPILARGSAADARAELAARRDRYTGSAHGYAAVLRGLGQGVLPHVWPQLPSLGLPVLLVAGEHDIQYRAHADRMAALLPRATRRDIPGAGHDVPGDTPCELARALADFWPIDTR
- the menB gene encoding 1,4-dihydroxy-2-naphthoyl-CoA synthase; its protein translation is MNTITWTTVKEYNDITFRKSDEGIMRIAFNRPEVRNAFRPETLDEMLDAFKIAADDPTVGVVLLTGEGPSKDGKYAFCSGGDQRIRGDTGYLAAAGGVPRLHVLELQRLIRSMTKPVIALVAGYAIGGGHVLHVVCDLTIAAENAIFGQTGPKVGSFDGGFGASMLARLVGQKRAREIWYLCRQYNAREAFDMGLVNAVVPVDQLEAEGVAWARTILEHSPLSIRLLKSAFNAELDGQAGIQELAGNATLLYYMTEEAQEGKKAYVEKRAPNFRKFPWLPW
- a CDS encoding 1,4-dihydroxy-2-naphthoate polyprenyltransferase → MTRPERTDPEPPSLVHAWVLAARPKTLPASAVPVFVGSAVAAAEGRFALLPAAIALVCALLIQVGVNLANDYFDFLKGADTDKRLGPVRVTQSGLIPPRTVRAAMILVLGITFVLGLVLVARAGWPILVVGLVSIFCAVIYTAGPFALAYNGLGDIFVFVFFGVVAVTCTHYVQALEWSRAALLASLPLGAISTAILVVNNYRDIDTDTEAGKRTLAVRLGRQGTRYEFKGLLAFAWLAPLAQVLGSGASHWLLLPLLSVPLGVRIARVLDTRPDGPALNRALAATGQLLVVYGLLLATGVLASAR